The stretch of DNA TTCACGTCATGCAGTATGCGGCCGCGGCCGACCGCGACGTGATCGACATGGTGAGCGGGAACCCGGACTGGGAACCGCCCGAAGCGCTCCGGGACGGCCTGCGGGAGTACGCCGACGCCGATCCCGACGCGTTCCAGTACCCGCCGAGCGACGGTCTGCGCGAGCTCCGCGAGGAGGTCGCCGCCCGCCGCGGCGTCGACGCGGACCGCATCGTGATTACGAACGGGGCGGGCGAGGCGAACTACCTCGCCATGGCGGCGGCGCTCGAACGCGACGCCGGCGACGAGATACTGCTGACCGATCCCGTCTATCCCTACTACCCGGGGAAGGCGCGAATGCTCGGTGCCGACCCGCGTCTCGTCCCCGTCGCCGACGACGGCGACCTCGACGTGGCGGCGATGCGCGAGGCGGCGGGCCCGAACACCGCGGCCATCCTCATCAACTCCCCCAACAACCCCACCGGCGCGGTGTACGACGCCGACACCGTGGCGGCGATGATCGACATCGCAGAGGCCAACGACGCCCTCCTCCTCTCGGACGAAGTGTACGACCACTACGACTTCTCCGGCCGCTTCGAGAGCGCACTGGCCGTCGACTCCGCACACGCCGTCGTCACCAACTCCTTCTCGAAATCGATGGCGATTACGGGGCTTCGCGTCGGCTACGCGGTCTTTCCACCCCATCTCGTCGAGGCCGCGCGAACGCGACACATGCTCGTCAACGTCACCGGCGCCCGCCCGTCCCAAGTCGCCGTTCTCCGCGCGCTCCGCGAGACGGGGGCGGAGTACTACGAGGCCTCCCGTGACCTCCTGCGGAAACGCGTCGACGCCTTCACCGACGCCCTCGACGCGGCGGGAGCCGAGTATCTCCACCCCGACGGTGCCTTCTACGTCTTCGCGCGGTTCGAGGGGTTCCCCGGTACCCTGGAGAACGTCGAACGCCTCGTCGACGAGGCGGGCGTCGCCTGCATGCCCGGCGACACCTTCGGCACCTACGACGAGTGGGTGCGGTTCGCGCTCGTCACGCCGCGGGCCGAGGAAGCGGCGGAACGGCTCGCCGACCACGATTTCTAGCGGACGACGACACCGGTCGGTGGTGAGGTCGTCGTACGCGACGGCCGACTCGGGGGCGGTAGGCTCCCGATCGACTTCGTAGACCGTCGGGGCGGACAGTCCGTGCCGACGGAGGTCGTGGGCGGGACGTCGCCGTCGCGGCGCCCGTTTCACCCGCCGCCAGTAAGTGTCCTCCCCGTATCGACGGGTACAGGTGTCCGGCCCGACTCACGTCGCGTATGAGCGATATCGACGTGGAGCCGGTCGACGAGGTGGACGACTCGGACGCGGACGCGGACGCGGGCGGCGCGCCGGTCGATCACGGCCGCGGGCCTACCGACATCGACATCGAGGCGACGACCGACCTCCCCGAGGGCGTCGACGCGCCGGAGTACGTCCTCTACGGCGGCAAGGGTGGCGTGGGGAAGACGACGATGGCGGCGGCGACGGCGCTCTCTTCCGCCGCGGACGGGACGGCGACGCTCGTGGTCTCCACCGACCCCGCCCACTCACTCTCCGACACCCTCGACACCGACATTCCGCCACGGCCGACGCGCATTCGCGAGGATACCCCGCTGTGGGCGGCCGAAATCGACCCCGAGGCGGCGATGGAAGAGGGGATGTTCGGGCAGGGTGGGATCGGCGTCGACGACGACGGCGAGGCGTCGGGAACGGCCCCTGGCGACGGCGCCCCCCTCGGTGGTCTCGGCGAACTGGGCGAGATGCTCGGCGACGACGCCGTCGATCCGCTGATGGGTGGGTCGATGCCCGGCGCCGACGAGGCGGCGGCGATGCGCCAATTGCTGGAGTATCTCGACGACCCCCGGTTCGAGCGCGTGGTGATCGACACGGCGCCGACGGGCCACACCCTCCGACTGCTCGAACTCCCCGAGATGCTCGACTCGATGGTCGGGCGCCTGCTCTCGATGCGCGAGAAGTTCTCCGGGGTGATGGACGGCTTCAAGGGCATGTTCGGCGTCGGCGGCGAGGGACAGGAATCGCCGGACCTCGACGAACTCCGCGACCGGATCGAGCGCCTGCGCGCCGTCCTCCAGGACCCGTCCCGCACCGACTTCCGGGTCGTGATGGTGCCCGAGGAGATGAGCGTCGTCGAGTCCGAACGGCTGGTTGCCCGTCTCGACGAGTTTTCCATTCCGGTCGGCACCGTCGTGGTCAACCGAGTGATGGAGGATCTCGCGGACGTGGCGGACGTGGATCCCGCGTGGGTCGTCTCGCCGAACCTCGGGGACTGCGAGTTCTGCCAGCGCCGGTGGGACGTCCAGCAGCGGGCACTCCGGCGCGCGAGCGACCTGTTCCGCGGCCACGAGGTGAAACGCGTCCCCCTGCTCGCCGACGAGGTACGCGGCGAGCGGGCGCTCCGGGTCGTCGCGGCCTGCCTAGCGTAACCGATCTAGCAGCCCGAACGCCCGGTCGCGGAGCCGGTCGGGGACGAACCGCGCGAGGACCGTCCCCCGCGCGAGCGCGCCGACGGGCACCCGACTGGCGGGTTTGGTCGAACTCGCGGCGTTCAGAATCTCCTCGGCGACGCGCTCCGGCGCGACGGCGCCCGGACCGCCGCCGCCGATTGCCTGCGTGTCTTCGAAGACTTCATAAAAAGAGTCGTAGGCGCCGGAGCGTTCGACGCCCTCGATTTCGTCTTCCGCACGGTCGGTGAACGCGGTGTCGACGGGTCCGGGTTCGATCAGGACGGCGTCGATGCCGTACTCGTCCACCTCGGCGCGGAGGGCGTCGGTCATGGCTTCGAGGGCGAACTTCGAGCCACAGTAGGCGCCGCCGCCGGGGAAGGAGACGCGGCCGGCGGCGCTGGAGACGTTGATGATCGTGCCCTCGCGCCGACGGCGCATGTGCGGGAGGACGGCCCGCGTGAGGCGGTGGGGGCCGTAGACGTTCACGTCGAACTGGTGGTGGACGGCGTCGACCGGGACGTCCTCGACGGGGCCGAACTGTGCGTAGCCGGCGTTGTTGACGAGGCAGTCGATCCGGCCGTGTTCCTCGACGATGCGGTCGACGACCCGCCCGACGTCGTCGTCCTCGGTCACGTCGAGGGTGGCGATGGTACAGCCCCGGTCCCCGAGCGTCTCCACGTCGGCCGGGTTGCGGGCCGTGGCGTACACCTTCCAGCCCTCGTCGAGGAAGGCCTCCGCAGTCGCACGACCGATACCGGACGAACAGCCCGTGATGAGGACGGTCTTCGGTTGCACACCGTCTCCCTCGGCCCGCCGGCAGTTAATTCATGCTCCATCCACCGCGAAGGGGCTCTCCCGTTCGGTCCACTCCCACCCCGGCAACCGGGTCTGGACGCCGGCCGCGAGGGCGGCGTCTAAGTCGTCCGCGCCGGCGACGCCGTCGGTGTGGGTCATCACGTCGGCGACGTGGAAGGTGGCCTGAGCGAGGAGGGAGAACGGCTGGCCGCCCGCGACCGTCGCCGCGAGTTCCCGGCCGAGTACTTCGTCGACGACGAAGCCCGGATAGTCCCCGGTCACGTCGAGGTCACGGAGCAAGGCGACGTAGGCGGCGACGTTGACCGCACGGGTCCCGTCCGCGAAGACGTGCGTAACCTCGTCGCGGTAGGCGTCCGCGGTCACCGATCCGACCTCGACGCCGAAGCAGTCGGCCAGTCGGTCGCGGGTCTCGTTTATCAGTGGGACCACGACGGGCGCCCGGTCACGCACCCACTCGTACTCCGCCTCGACCGCGGCCGGGGTGAGTTCCATACGTGTCGTCCGCCGTCCAGCGTCTTCGGTTTTGCGAAGGCTTTTATAATACTGGCCTGATAGGGTGACTCAAGCGGGTTTTCACTGCCTCTTCCCGCAGTCGAGCACCTCCCGTACAGGATCGTTCACCGATGCACCAACACGGTACGACGGACCGTCGGCGGTCGGCGCCGCGGGCCACGTCTCCCGCGTTCGGGCGTTACGCGCGAACGGCCGTACGGAGGGCTCTCAACCGGCACACATGAGCTCCGTAGACAAGCAACTCGAGGACCTGAAAGCAAAGATCGAAGACGAACTCCCCCCGGGCATCTCCGTTTCGGACGTGAAATACGAGGGACCGGAACTGGTCGTGTACACGCGCGATCCGAAGGAGTTCGCCAGCAACGGCGACCTGATCCGCAAACTGGCGAGCAAACTCCGCAAGCGCATCACGGTCCGTCCCGACCCCGACGTGTTGATGGACGTGACCGCGGCACGCGAGAAGATTCGCGAGGTGATCCCCGACGACGCGGGCGTCACGGACCTGGATTTCCACGTCGACACCGGCGAAGTCGTCATCGAAGCCGAGAAGCCGGGGATGGTGATCGGCCGCCACGGATCGACGCTCCGCGAGATAACGAAAGCCATCGGCTGGACGCCCGAGGTGGTGCGGACGCCCCCCATCGAATCCGCCACCGTCTCGAACGTCCGCAATTTCCTGAAGCAGGAGCGCGAGGAACGCCGCGACATCCTCGAGCGCGTGGGCCGGCAGATCCACCGCGAGGAGATGGCGGACGAACAGTGGGTACGCATCACTACCCTCGGCTGCTGCCGGGAGGTCGGTCGCGCGAGCTTCATCCTCTCGACGGCGGAGACACGCGTCCTCGTCGACTGCGGCGACAAACCCGGCGCGGAAGGCGAGGTGCCGTACCTGCAGGTGCCCGAGGCGGCACCGCTGAACTCCCTCGACGCCGTCGTCCTCACGCACGCCCACCTCGACCACTCGGCGCTCATCCCGCTCCTGTTCAAATACGGCTACGACGGCCCCATCTACTGCACGGAGCCGACGCGCGATCTGATGGGACTGCTCACGCTCGACTACCTCGACGTGGCCGCCAAGGAGGGGCGCACCCCGCCCTACGAGAGCGAGATGGTCCGGGAGGCGATCAAACACACCGTCCCCCTCGAATACGGCGACGTGACCGACATCGCCCCCGACGTAAAGCTCACGTTCCACAACGCGGGCCACATCCTCGGCTCCGCCGTCTCACACTTCCACATCGGGGACGGCCTCTACAACGTCGCCTTCTCGGGTGACATCCACTACGAGGACACGCGACTCTTCAACGGCGCCGTCAACGATTTCCCGCGGGTGGAGACGCTCGTCCTCGAATCGACCTACGGCGGCCGCAACGACTACCAGACCGATCAGGAGGACTCCGAGCGCAACCTGCTGGATATCATCAGCGACACCCACGAGAAAGGTGGCAAGGTCGTCGTCCCGGCGTTCGCCGTCGGGCGCTCACAGGAGATCATGCTCGTCCTCGAGGAGGCGATGCGCTCCGGAAAGATACCCCGCATGCCCGTCCACCTCGACGGCATGATCTGGGAGGCGACGGCCATCCACACGACGTATCCGGAGTATCTTCGTGACGACCTCCGAGACCGGATCTTCCACGAGGACGAGAACCCCTTCCTCGCCGAGGAGTTCAATCACATCGACGCGGGTGAGGACGAACGCCAGGAGGTCACGGACGGGGATCCGGCGATCATCCTCTCCACCTCCGGGATGGTCACCGGCGGGCCGATCATGTCGTGGCTCCGCCACCTCGGCCCCGACCCGGACTCGACGCTCGTCTTCGTCGGCTACCAGGCACAGGGAACCCTCGGCCGCCGCATCCAGAACGGCTGGGACGAGATTCCGATGAACGACCGCGGCAACGGCCGCGGCGGGCGCGGGAACACACTCTCGCTGAAGATGGACGTCGAGACGGTCGACGGCTTCTCCGGTCACGCCGACCGGCAGGGGCTGGAGAACTTCGTCAAGACGATGAATCCGCGCCCCGAGAAGGTACTCTGTGTCCACGGCGACGAGCGCTCCGTCCAGGACCTCTCTTCGGCGCTCTATCACGACTACAACATGCGGACGTTCGCGCCCAAGAACCTCGAGACGTTCCGCTTCAAGTAGTCCGGGCGGTAAACAGGTTACACCGTAATCACGTGGCGAAAAAGCCATATCGGGGCGCTCTAACGCCACCATATGGTACTGAGCGTGATGGGTCCGTTGCCCTCCGCCGGCGGACGTACGTACCCATCGGCGTGGGTCGACCGGCGGTCCGTGGAGGCGGATACGAGTGCGTGAGTCGCCGTCGGAGAAACCGGTTTCCGTCGACTACGACGCCGAGTCGGAGATGCACCTGGCGCGGTTCGACCCCGACGCAATCGCCCCGAGCATGGCCATCGTCGAGGCGATGGCGACCATTCTCGACACGCCGCCGACGGAGCTCGAACCGCTGGTGAAGCGAGTCGACCCCATGGCCCTCGACCGCCTGGTGAGCGGCGTCGACGACGGAAACGACCGGAGCCTCAAGTTTCGCTATCTCGACCGCCGTGTGACCGTCCGTAGTCGCGGCGTCGTCGAGGTGGCGCCCCCGTCCGACGGCGACTGAGCGGGCCGGCGCGTCGCCTCGGACGCCAACGCCGGTGATCGGCGGGGCGGTCCGGCGACCGACCCGTAACCGGTTTCCGTGCTCCGATCAGTCGACGGGTTCCCGCTCCGAGGGGTCGACGACTGCACCCGTCTCGGGGGACACACCGACGCGCTCGCACGAATCGTGTAGGGGACAGGCCTCCGGGCCGTCGAGGCACGCTGGCTTCCGCGCCGTGCAGTACTCCCGCCCGAACTGGATCATCGCCGTGTGCCCGAAGCCGCACTTCTCCGCCGGCACCGCCGCCTCCAGCGCTTCCCGGACCGCCTCGTGGTCGGCGTCGGGCGGGGCGAGACCCATGCGCCGGGCGATGCGGTGGACGTGGGTGTCGACGGGGAAGACGCCGCCGCGCCCGCCGGCGAAGAGGAGAACACAGTCGGCGGTCTTCGGCCCGACGCCACGGATGTCGAGGAGGCGGTCACGGACCGCGGCGGGGTCGCACTCGCGGACGAAGTCGTCGAACGCGTCGGCGCCGCCGAAGTCGGCGACCACCTCCTCGGCCGCGTCGACGATCACCCGCGACTTCTGGTTGTACAGCCCCGCCGAGGCGATGGTGTCGGCGAGCGTCCCACGGTCGGCAGCCGCGAGCGTCGTCGCCAAGTCGCCCTCGCCGTCGTACCGATCCAGCAGGTCGTCGAACGCCGGCTGGCTGGCGGTGTCGCTCGTGTTCTGGCTCAGGATCGTCCGGACGAGACAGGGGAAGGCGTCGCGCCCGCCGTAGGCCGTCCGCCAGTAGCTGTCGCCGAGGGCGTCGACGACGGCTTCGGCGCGGGTGTCGGGCGTACCGGTCGCGAACGCGGCGTCGACGCCGCCGTTGCCGATGTTCTCCGTGGGTTCCTCCACCATGGACGCAGGTGAGGGTGGGAGCGGCAAAAGCGCGGCGTCCGGACCGCCGTCACTCGACGGTCAGTGAGAGGGTGAGCGCGGCGCCGTCGGCCAGCGCCGCCACCAAGTCGCGGTGCAGGTCGGTCGCCGCGGCGTCGGCACCGACGGCGACGGTCCGGTCGTCGACGTACGTACTCGTCCGGACGACGGCACTCCGGTCGCTCTCGAACGTGAGGTCGGGGTGACCGCGGGCGCGAACCTCGGCGCGCGCGTCCGCCGTTTCGAGCGTCAGCGTAACCGTCGCGCCGGGGTCGCGGCAGGCGGCGACGAAGCCGTCGTCGAAGTCGGCCGGCGCCCGGTCGGCCTCGATTCCGACGATGCAGTCGCCCGCCGGCGTCAGCCAGTCGTCGGTCGTCACCTCGAACGTGCTCTCGTGGGTCGCGGCGACGTGTTCGTGGCCGCGCGCCCGGATGACTTCTCGCATGGACGGCACTCCCCGAGCGCGCCGGATAGCGGTGCCGATTCGTCGGTCGGAAGCCAATCGAGCGATCCGTCGCCGTGGGGCGGCGGACCGTCCGAAACCGGGGTAGTCGTATCAGGGCCGGACGACGGTCACCGTCACCGCGCCGCAGGCACACTCGTAGGCCCGCCGCCCGCCCGCCTCGGTGCGGAGCGTCAGCATGAGGGCGTCGTCGTCGAGGGGGCGGTCGCACCCGGCCGCCTCGCACGTGCTAGTGAGGTTCTCGAGCATGGCCCATCATAGTAGCCCGACCGAGATGAACCCGAGCCATCCCCGGGGTGAAACTGAAAGTGACGGCGGCGTCCGCCCGGCCTTTATATACTAGTCGACGAACGTGTGAAAGCTTCACACGGCCGTCAGAGGGGCCATTGATACCGATTCTCAGGGATCGCCCCCACCGAAGTTTTTATGTATTCGTCCACTGTAGTATCGGTTACCAACGCGCCTTCGGCGCTTGGCGGCATCGCACGCAGAATGATCGGGAATTCTTATACACGGCCGGTCGCTGTACGAGGAGCCGTCACTATCGCCGGAGCGATGGTATCGAGGTTTCAACAATGGTAACAACAGCAGAAGTACTCGACGAATTCGACGTCTCGGCGCTCGAAGCGGAGAACAACGTCGACCTCACCGACGACCAGCTCGAAAACGACTCGAAGGGACAGCTCATCAAACTCGCCGGTCAGCTTCGTGACCGACGAAACGAGCTCAACCAGATGGCGTCGGAGCGCGCCTCCAAGCGCGACGACCTGAACGCCAAGACGCGGGAGAAAGTCGACGAGGCACAGGAGCACCGCGAGGAGCGCGACGAACTCAACGAGCAGGTCCAAGAGCACAAGGAGAGCCGGAACGAGCTCAACGCGAAGGCCAACGAGCTCTTCGACGATGTCGAGGAGATGAAACAGGACCTCGAACTCGGCGACGGCAAGGACCTCGAAGAACTCGAAGAGGAGATCGAACAGCTCGAGTTCCGCCAGCAGACCGAGGTCCTCTCGGCCGAGGACGAGCGCGAACTCATCGAGAAAATCGAGAACAAGCGCGAGGAGTACCAGCAGCGCAAGGAGAAACTCGACGACGCGAGCGAGCTCGACGAACTCGTCGAGGAGGCCGAGGAGGTCCGCTCCGAAGCGTCCCAGCACCACCAGAAGGTGACCGAACTCGCCGACGAAGCACAGGAACACCACAACCGAATGATCGAGGCCTACCGCGAGGCCGACGAGATCCGTGACAAGGCCGACGAGATGCACGAACTCTTCGTCGAGGCCCAGGAAGCGGCCGACCGCCACCACGAAGACTTCGTCCGCGTCCAGAAACGCCTGCGCGAACTCGACAAGGAAGAGGAGCAGGAACAGCAGGACGAGCGCCAGGCCGAACGCGAGGCCGCCAAGGAGGAGGCCGAGGAAATCTACCAGAAGTTCAAGGAAGGCGAGACCCTCGACACCGAGGACCTGATGAAGCTCCAGAAGACGGGGCTCCTGTAGACCGGCCGCCGACGTCGACGCACGTGTTTTTATGCCGATCCGTCCCCGAGCGACGCGTATGGTGATCGAGTGTGAGTGACGGGGGCGACCCACGACGGCTCGGTATCGTCGTCGGCGGAGGCTTCCTCGCTGCCGTCTTCGGTATCGTCGTCTTCGTTATCGTCCCCGGATCGCTCGCGGAACTGCTCGGCGTCTTAGTGACTATCGGGGTGGTCGTCCTCGGCGCGCGCGCCGCGGGCGACTTCGCGGACTCGGCCTTCCCGGATTACAACGTCGGGCAGGTGGCCGTCGAGGGACCGATCACCCGCGACGGGTCGACGCCGGGACCCATCCCCGGCGGCGCCCTCGGCGCCACCGCCGACGACGTGGTCGAACAGATCGAACGGGCCGACGAGGACGACGCCGTCGACGCCCTGTTGGTGAAACTCGACACGCCGGGCGGACAGGTCGTCCCGAGCGACGACATCCGCCGCGCGGCGGCCGACTTCGACGGCCCGACCGTCGCCTACGCCACCGACGTGTGCGCCAGCGGCGGCTACTGGATCGCGAGCGGCTGTGACGAACTCTGGGCGCGGCGAGGGAGCGTCGTCGGCAGCATCGGCGTCATCGGCTCCCGCGTGAACGTCTCGGAGTTGGCCGAGGACCTCGGCGTCTCCTACGAGCGCTTCGCCGCCGGCAAGTACAAGGACGCCGGCATGCCGCTGAAGGACCTCTCCGAGGACGAACGCGAGTACCTGCAGGGGATCATCGACGGCTTCTACGACGACTTCGTCGAACGGGTCGCCAAGGGCCGCGACATGGACCCGGAGGCCGTTCGCGACACCGAAGCGCGGATCTACCTCGGCGACGAGGCCCACGAACTCGGCCTGGTGGATTCGATCGGGACCCGCGACGACGTCGAGGACCACGTCGAGGGGCTGCTCGACGCCGAGGTGTCGATCCGCGAGTTCGAACCGGAGCGGGGACTGGCCGCCCGCCTCCGTGGCGGCGCGACGGCCGTCGCCTACGCCGCCGGTGCGGGCGTCGCGAGCGCCGTCGTCGGCGACGAGCGGGACTTTCGGCTGCGGTTCTGAGCGCTGCATCCCCGGCGCGGCGGGGATTATTTATTCCCGTGGATAGTTCTCACGACCGTGACCACGCTGGTGCTGTGTGTCGACCGCGCCGACGACATCGGCCGGACCGTCGGCGTATCGATGCCGGTCGACGGGTGGGACGCGGTGCGGTCACTGGTGACGGAGGTCGGCCTCGCCGATCCGGAGGATTCGACCGTCAACTGCCTGCTCGAAGCGCTTCGGGTCACCCGTGACCTCCGGAGCGCCGACGAGGAGGCCGTCGTCGCCGTCGTCTCCGGTGCCGGCGACACCGCCGTCAACGCCGACCGTTCGGTCGCCGCACAGGTCGACGACCTGCTCGACCGCTACGCCCCCGACTCGGCGATCATCGTCACCGACAGCGCCGACGACGAGCGACTCGTCCCCATCGTCGAAAGTCGCCTGCCCGTCGACTCCGTGGACCGCGTAGTCGTCCGCCAGGCCCGCGACATCGAATCGACGTACTACCTCCTCAAACAGTTCCTCGCCGACGAGGAACTCCGATCGACCGTCCTCGTGCCGCTCGGTATCGGGCTGCTCCTCTTGCCCGTCCTGCTCGTCCGTTTCTCGCTCGGCGTGGCGCTGGCCGGCCTCGCCTCCCTGCTCGGGGCCGCGGTGCTGTATAAGGGTCTCGCCATCGACGATCACCTCGCCCGTCTGCCCGATCAGATCCGTGACGCCCTCTACTCCGGGCAGGTGTCGGTCGTCACCTACGCCGTCGCGGTCGGCCTCGCGCTCGTCGGCCTCTTTCTCGGCGGCCTCGCCATCTCCCCCGTGGCCGACGACGTCGTCCTCGTGCCGGTCATGCAGTTTTTCTACAGCAGCATCCCGTGGCTCGCGCTCGCGGCGCTCACCGCGAGCGCCGGGCGCCTGCTCGACGAACTCATCGACGCGGATCGCATCCCACGGCCGTATCTCAACCTCCCCTTCGGCGTCATCGCCCTCGGCCTCGTCGTCCGCGGGTTCGCGGGCTACTTTCTGGAGCGCGAAGACGTCTTGGCACATCTGCAGGTGGCTAGCGTCACGATTCAGCCGACCGAACGCCTGGCGCTGTTCGTCGTGACCGCGATCGTCGTCTCGCTGGTCGGCGTCCGGATTGCCGCGAAGGTAGCCCACGACTACCCGGGTGAGGAAGAGACCGACGCCGAAGCGGTCGACCGCCCGTAGTTACCAGGGTGCGAAGCCCGGATCGACCTGCCGCTCCCGGCGTTCGATGGCGTCGATTTTCGCCACGTCCGCGTCGTCCAACTTGAGGGTTCGCGACGCCCAGTTGTCGCGGACGTGCGCCTCGCTCGTCGCCTTCGGGATGGCGGTGACGCCCTTCTCGCGGAGCCACGCGAGCGACACCTGCGCCGCGCTGACGCCGTGTTTCTCCGCGACCGCCTGGAGTTCGGGCACGTCGAACACCTCGCCGCGAGCCAGGGGCGAGTACGCCACCACCGCCACGTCGTGGTCGGCACAGTGGGCGCGAAGCTCCGCCTGCGGGAGGAGCGGGTGACATTCGATCTGGTTGGCGAAGATCGGTGCGTCGGCCGTCTCGACTGCCGCCGTCACCTGCGCCGGCTCGAAGTTACTGATGCCGAGTCGCTCGATCAGCCCCTCGTCGTACAGGTCGTCGAAGGCGGCGAAGGTGTCTTCGGCGTCGTATTCGCCCGCCGGCCAGTGGATGTAGAGCAGGTCGACGTAGTCGACGCCGAGTTTGGCGAGACTCTCCTCCGTCGACGCCAGCACGTCGTCGTGAGCGAGCTGGTCGATCCACACCTTCGTCGCGAGGAAGACGTCTTCGCGGGGGACGTCCGCCCGTGAGAGGCCCTCGCCGACCGACTCCTCGTTGCCGTACGCTTGGGCGGTGTCGACGTGGCGGTAGCCCATCTCGAGGGCCGTCGCCACCGCGTTCGCACACTCCTCGGGATCGGTGTTCTGCCACGTGCCGAGGCCGAGGCTGGGCATGCCGTCGATGAGTTGGTGAGACATGATTTAGTGGAGGTTCGAGACGCCAAAAGGCGTTGTGGAACCGGCTGATGCGGCGCTACGACGACCGCTCGCGTAGGCGCTCCTTCGCGAACTTCGCGAGGAGGCCCACGTCGCCGAGGTGGAACAGCTTCAGCATCGCCCCGACGTCGCCGGCGTTGACCTTCGCCAGCGTGTCGCCGGCGGCGGCACGCAGGTCGTCCATCAGCCTGTCGTAGCGCTCGTTGGGCGTGAGATAGAGGAGTTCGGTCATCAGCAGTCGCTCGCGCATCCGGGGGGCGACCTCGCTGTGCCAGAGTTTGCTGTAGACCGACATCGCCTCGGCGGAGGTGTCGGGGTCCGCCTCCGTGAAACAGCGATCGGCCGTGATGGCGGCCATCCGCCCGGACTTCATCCCCTTGTGGATACCTTCGCCCCACAGGG from Haloplanus salinus encodes:
- the sppA gene encoding signal peptide peptidase SppA: MSDGGDPRRLGIVVGGGFLAAVFGIVVFVIVPGSLAELLGVLVTIGVVVLGARAAGDFADSAFPDYNVGQVAVEGPITRDGSTPGPIPGGALGATADDVVEQIERADEDDAVDALLVKLDTPGGQVVPSDDIRRAAADFDGPTVAYATDVCASGGYWIASGCDELWARRGSVVGSIGVIGSRVNVSELAEDLGVSYERFAAGKYKDAGMPLKDLSEDEREYLQGIIDGFYDDFVERVAKGRDMDPEAVRDTEARIYLGDEAHELGLVDSIGTRDDVEDHVEGLLDAEVSIREFEPERGLAARLRGGATAVAYAAGAGVASAVVGDERDFRLRF
- a CDS encoding DUF373 family protein, encoding MTTLVLCVDRADDIGRTVGVSMPVDGWDAVRSLVTEVGLADPEDSTVNCLLEALRVTRDLRSADEEAVVAVVSGAGDTAVNADRSVAAQVDDLLDRYAPDSAIIVTDSADDERLVPIVESRLPVDSVDRVVVRQARDIESTYYLLKQFLADEELRSTVLVPLGIGLLLLPVLLVRFSLGVALAGLASLLGAAVLYKGLAIDDHLARLPDQIRDALYSGQVSVVTYAVAVGLALVGLFLGGLAISPVADDVVLVPVMQFFYSSIPWLALAALTASAGRLLDELIDADRIPRPYLNLPFGVIALGLVVRGFAGYFLEREDVLAHLQVASVTIQPTERLALFVVTAIVVSLVGVRIAAKVAHDYPGEEETDAEAVDRP
- a CDS encoding aldo/keto reductase, whose amino-acid sequence is MSHQLIDGMPSLGLGTWQNTDPEECANAVATALEMGYRHVDTAQAYGNEESVGEGLSRADVPREDVFLATKVWIDQLAHDDVLASTEESLAKLGVDYVDLLYIHWPAGEYDAEDTFAAFDDLYDEGLIERLGISNFEPAQVTAAVETADAPIFANQIECHPLLPQAELRAHCADHDVAVVAYSPLARGEVFDVPELQAVAEKHGVSAAQVSLAWLREKGVTAIPKATSEAHVRDNWASRTLKLDDADVAKIDAIERRERQVDPGFAPW